The window ggcagggtgggggtttgggtagggtgggggtggggttttgggggtgggcgggtgcaggcagggcagggtgggggtttgggtCGGGGGGGGCGTGGGCAGGAACGCAGGCAAGGCAGGctaggggcggggcagggcttgTTGCACATCCGCTAAGGAGCAGAGTGGGGTCCAAGGACCAGAGGGTGGGCCCTGCTGGTAACGCTGGCAGGGAAGTGATGATCTTGGCCATGGACCCATGCCCTGGCCACTGGACCCTGCGTCAGCCAGTTAATTTGGTTCCTCATGGCTGATAGGATTATCTGGAGACAAAAGGATGATAAggcacacccccccgcccccgcttccctttttcctcccccagcaaatcctgctccccctcctccctcctcatTAGCAATTATGCAAAGTGATGCCAATCTTGGTGCTGCCTTGATGCCAGCACCTAGCCTGGGCACAGGCTGGGGGATGCCTGGCCTTGAACCCCCAGCTCCACAGCAGCTGTGCCTTGCAGCTCCCTCCCCGGTGGGGAGGCTGGGCCGGTGCTGAGCCCATGATCTCTAATCGCTGCCTCCAGCAGGGCTGTGCCATGTGGGCGTGCCCCTCTGGCAGGGCCTCATGGCCTCAGGCTGGAAAGTTCCTCCGGGGCTGTGCCCACGTGTGCTAATGGGGTTAGGGAGCAAGTCTGGGTCCAAAGTCCCCTGGAGAACGGGGCTTATACTGCAGTCCTGGGCACAGCCTGTCACAGGCACCGCTCAgcttccccactgctcccctcctgCCTGTCCTTGCCATGCGGCTCCCTGCGCCCATCTTGCTCTGCCTCGGGGCCTGGCTGACCTATGCCGGTGCCGCCATCCCAGGTAAAccagcctcccttccccaggggGCGATTCCCCCAACACGCTAGGGCGTGGGTGTCTCCGGCCTGAGGCCTAGCACTGGGAGTGGTGGCGAGAAGGCGTGAGGTACCCGGCTGACGTGGCGTGCAGCTCAGCCAGGCTGTTCAGGGGAAGGATCAGCTGGCACAGCGCGCCACGGCTGGTTTGGGATCCCTGGGTGGGCACTGAGCTGGGGGCACTAACTCATCGCTCCAAGGCCCGTAGTGAGTCAAACCCCCACCTGACCCAAGCCCCTCGGGGGGGCTTAGCTGCCAGCGcatgggctgggactgggggaaGACGCAGGGACTCCCCAGTTCCGCGGCGCTGGGGACACGGGCGAGGGCGTTTGCTGCTGGCTGAGTGCGTCTCAGCAGTGTTTGCCATCACACAGCTCTCAAAGGGTTAactgggctgggggtgaaggggggaTGGATTCACGTCCTGGGGGCGCCCTCCTCCATCCTGCTCTGCTGGGCACTGGGATTCTGCCCGCAGGGGAGGAGCCGTGTCACGGATCAACTGGGTCTGACCAGTCCCATGGGAACGTCCCCTGCCGTGAGCTGGACCCCAAGGACCCCCAGTTCCAGAGGGGCTCCACGACTCCAGAACTGGCCCTTTGGGGCCCAGTGCTCCATGGCTACCTGCAGgaaacccagcccagccagacCCTGTCCGACCTGTGCCTGCAGCAACACCGGCAGCCTTGTCAAACCGAGGTAGTTGTGTACCAGTCCCTGGGCACCCAGCCGCTGAGAGCCCTCAGGCTGGCACAGAGAAGCGAGGCTTAGAGGCAGGCAGTCCAGGCAGGGCAGCGCCAGGCCAGTGCGCCCTTGAGCCATGCTGCAGTCGAGGCCGTCTGGGCACTCGCTGGCTCCAGCCTGTTGCCCTTAGTCCTGGGGTGGAGTTGGTAGTGCAAAGGCTAGCTCGCAACCCAGCTGCCTGCCACCTTCCCCTTGGCTCGGCTTCCCAGCAGGGCAGTGCAGGAAGCGCCTGCCTCTGGGGTAGGGATTGCTAGGTGTGAACGTCCCGGCCGGTGGGGCTCCTCTCGACTTCGCCTCCATCGAGATGGGTCGGTTTCAGCCAGTCTTTAATGCCCCCTTCATGCATCCAAGCCAGCACCGtggtgcatgtgcatgcacacacatacacacacacacaccctggcccTGGAACAGCTGTTTAACCCTTCACTAGCACCACACAGCACTGCAaacacagagggaaactgaggcacccataGGCATAAACATACTACCAATCTCCCACTTCGCCCCAGTATGAGGGGTCTAGCTGGCTCTGGGAGCCAGGCTTTAGGACacagcagcgcagccagggctgctCATGCACCAGCTGGTGGCGTCTAATGGTGCCACCTCAGATTTCTTGTAGGGCTCCTGCACCCTAGTCCCAGCTGCTGCCGTCCCCACAAGCTCCCCAGACAGTTCAGCCAGGCCCCCCTTCCAGCTGCTGGGTCCTTCCCCCACCTACCCGCCAGCTCTTCCCCTGGCCATGCACCCCAGACAGACCTCCCAGTTCCTGGAAACCCTCCTCCCAGCTCCTTAGCCAGGGACCCTGAACAAACTCCCAGCCCTAAAGGCTGAGATGTGCTGAGAGGGAGGCCCCCTCAGCCCCGCACCCTCCATCCCCTGGACCATTTGCCAAGGGCTGGACTGAGCTAAGCCCAAGCTGGCCCGGCCTGATTCCCACTGCCCGGCATTCGGTTTGGTGCCAAATTGGGGACAAAAAGTTAAAATCCCAGCATTGTCCAAGGAAATTCTGCAAAATGCGGCTCCAAGCCCAGCTTCATTTGGAGCCAGATCAACACTGAATGGCATTGTTGCGGCGCGGCACACTGCCTTCTGGGAGCTGAAGGTGTGGCGCTTGAGACCCCCATTCACTCTACGGGCCAGGTGCCCTGGGCAGATGACAacccccatgatgcaccatgcgGCTCCATCTGTGGGGCTCTGCattgcattgtgggagatgtagtcctccCGGGACCCCAGCCCAGGGGAGTGAACAGGAGGCGGGGACTCCCGGAAAGCGACATGCCAGGGAAATGCAATTGACGTTCTATTGAACCACCTGGAAATTAACACAAAGCATCTCAGTTGGGCCGAACCGACCCGGCCCAAACAATCCGTGGGAAACGTCGGGGAAAAATCGagatttgtttttcctctgcaAAAACTGCCATTGCTGGTAGCAAATCATGCCAGTGTCCCGCCCAGCCAGAGGGCGGGGGCCTCCCCAGGGCACCATGGGTCCCGGGTACCACAACGGGATATGGTGAGGCGCCCCCAGCACTGTGAGCACTGCTGAGTTGGCCTGGCACCGTCATGCTCAGGAGCTGTCGTGGCCACTTCAGCACCTAAGGGCTCAGCATTCCTGTCTGGTTGTGAGCCCGGCGAGCCCAGGGCAGCTCGAGCCCAGCAGCCTAgctggcccctgccctgtggaaaTGCTGTGCTCCAGGGCCCCCCACCCGGCAGGGGGGAGCTGGCTCCTGGAgagtgggggctgctgctgcGTTCTGCAGGGAGgtgccccccccgcacccccagccctggctcccacgCTGGTTTGCAGCTGTTGCGTGGTTGTGCCCGGCTCGGTATGTGCCCTGGTGTAAGGGCCCCCTCGTGGGCTGGGCCATTCCTGACAGCCACAAGCAGTGGGTAAAGCCCTGTCTCTGACCTCCCTTCCCTGTCTCTGACCCTCCCCACTGTGTCTCCCCAAAGCGGAGGAGGAGAACCCCGCGTTCTGGAACCAGCAGGCAGCTGAGGCCATCAAAGCGACCCTCAAACTCCAGCCCATGAATTATCAGGCCAAGAACCTGATCCTCTTTCTCGGGGACGGTGAGTCGAAGCAACCCCCCCTGCCAtccccaccagctgccctgctgggggggaagggggacagaggAGGGCTTGGCTAGAGGGGCACCTCTgagctcctcccactccttgcTGGGGTGTGGGAATCCAGCCGCCCCTTACCCCGGTCCAGGGGCGCTGGGTCACAGGTAGACGCAACCCCCCAGCCGGGCTCCCCTGGTGCGTGGGGTGACGGGCCTGGGTCATGGTTTGGTGCTCTGACGCAGCAGTGATGGctcacggggggggggcagtgtccTGTGACTGCACAGGGTGGGGTGCAGGCGCATGGATGGTGCTGGGACCGTCCCGGGGGGGCTGGGAAGTTACATAAGGGGAGGGGAGGCCTGTGATGGTGACCGGCTCTGATGGGCTCGGTATCTCTCCCCGCCCAGGAATGGGGGTCCCGACCATCACCGCCACACGGATCCTCAaggggcagctgcaggggaagcTGGGCCCCGAGACGCCGCTTGCCATGGACGCCTTCCCCTACGTGGCGCTCTCCAAGGTGCTGTCTTCACCCTCGGGCGCTGCCTGTCACCCTGGAGTTGCAGCCACCGCCCCGCCTGGTGCTGCCAGGGCCTCGGGCATGGACGCCCCAGCAGGGAGTGATGCATAGCTCTGGCTTGGGCACCACGGGCCGCTCCTGCTGGGAGAGACCCCAGGGCCCCTGCTGCTCGGTAGGACTGGGCAGGGTGCagccctcccagcccagggccccttgCCCCGCTCACTGGTGAAAGGCTGGGGCAGACCCTGGGGGCCGGGGAGCAGGGTGGCTGTGGAGAGGTTGGGAGGGGATTCCCAAATCCACTCCCAGTCGGAGGGGTGGAGGCTGATTTTCTGGGTCCTGCATGGGGCAATTGTCTCCctgcaaggctggggcagggaagggacaggaTGCATTGGTAAGAGGGACCCCCACAGCCAAGTCGGCCAAGACCCCACAGCTGGGCCACCCGAGACCCCCACAGCCAGGTGGGCTGGGAGCACTTTCCCATACCACATGGCCCATGGGCCCCCCAAGTGCCCTGAGAAGTACTAAGCCCaggtctgggggtggggatgggaggccCCCTCTCTGTCCCCTGGAACCCCTCGTCTGACGGCTCTCCCATGGGCTTTGCAGACCTACAACGTGGACCGGCAGGTGCCGGACAGCGCGGGCACAGCCACGGCCTACCTGTGCGGGGTGAAGGCCAACTACCAGACCATCGGGGTGAGCGCTGCGGCCAGGTACTCCCAGTGCAACACCACGCTGGGCAACGAGGTCATATCCGTGCTGCAGAGAGCCCAGCGAGCAGGTAAGGGGCCGGGTGTGGCGGGCAGGGAGCCAGCGGGCTCCAGCAGCCTGGGGGATGCGGGGCTGCAGCGCTGGTGCTGCTCAGAGGCTGCTGACAGACCCGTGGGCACGGCACACACGGCAGGAGTTGTTCCCGGCTCAGCACCAGCCGGGATCCCCCAGCTGTGGCAGCAGGGAGGGTCTGGGTTCGAGTCCTGGCTGCGGTGCCAGGCAGTGGGTTAGCCCACCTGCGACAGGGCTGGCAGATGGGCTGGGTATCTCCAGGGCCTGGCCTCCCGGGTGCAGCCGTGTCTGAGGGACGGTACAGGGGGCGGGAGGTTAGCACTCAGTGTCCAGCCGTTCTCTGGCAGGGAAGTCGGTGGGGATCGTGACCACAACGCGGGTGCAGCACGCCTCCCCCGCGGGGAACTACGCCCACGTGGTGAACAGGGACTGGTATGCCGATGCCAGCAtgccagctgctgccctgcagggGAACTGCAGGGACATCGCCTGGCAGCTTGTCCACAACGTCAACCTCACTGTGAGTCGCTGCGCCCCATGGGCATCGCTGGACAACTGCTGCCCCacacagcctccccctgcccactcAGCAATGCAGCGTGTGCCCACCTGGGCCTGGTTCCTGAGGGGAGATGTAGCTGGCTGGTTCCCCACCTCTGTCCCATGTGCCCGCCACGGGCAGGATGGAGGAAAGGAGACAGCCAGGCCGAGAGCCCCAGCCATGCCACAGGGGAGTCCCCGGCCAGCTTCTTCCTCCCTGGGATTTTTCTCTCTGTGCTGCCCACTCTCCATGCAAGGGGCCAAGAAACAGCCCAGGCATGGGGCCTGAGCTCCCCTCGGCCCCACACATGGGCGTCCCCCCTGGGCAAGGGAAAGGCAGGGTGTCTGTGAGCTCCCTCCCTCCGGCTACacccagctgtcagccccagacACCGGTCAGGTCACGTGGGGAACCTCAGAGGGGACTCTGGCTGGTGTGGGGCGGGGCAGAAGACGAGGGGCTTTGCCCGCTCAGCCCTCGCCCAGGGGTTAGAGAGGCTGGTGAAATGTGCTGTCTCTGTCCATCTCCCGGCCAGGTGATCCTGGGGGGTGGGCGGAAGTACATGACCCCTGTGGGGACCCCGGACCCCGAGTACCCCAGCAACATCACCCAGAATGGGATCCGCAAAGACAACAGCGACCTCATCTCCAAGTGGCTGGAGTCTAAGCAGGTGACTGGTGTGTCAGGGCCGGGATTCAGCCGGGGTGCTGGTTGCCTTCGTGAGGCTGGGGTTGGTCATCACAGTTCGCTCCCCACATTGGGCAGCAGCTCAGATCGGTGCAGCAGTGCGCATCTTCCtggaggggcaggctgggacctggctggggaggcaggcCCCCTGGGGCACGCTGGGTGCAGGTGGAAGGTCTGGGCAGGGCCCGGCTGGGCATGCAGGGCCCTCTGGGTGCAGGGCCGGTGGGTGTAGGCGTAAGGGTTGGGCAGGGCTCCCCCGGGTGCAGGGCTGGTGGGTGCAGACATGAGGGCTGGACAGGGGCCAGGCTGGCGATGCAGGGCTCCCCCAGGTGCAGAGCTGGTGGGTGTAAAcgggagggctgggcaggggccaggctcccCCGGATGCAGGGCTAGTGGGTGCAGACAGGAGggctgggcagggccaggctggtgATGTGCATGTGCTGGGATGGTGGCACACGCAGTCCTGCCTGGGCACCTATTGACCAGCTCTTGGGTTCATTCCTTAGGGCGCCAGGTACGTGTGGAACAGGAGGGACCTGCTCAGGGCTGCCAGTGACCTGTCCGTGATGCACCTGATGGGTAATGGGCCCCAAATTCTCCCCCTTCGCCCGCCACCCCACCAGagcagcctcttccccctcctctggcTGCTCAGAGTGGCATGTCTGGCTCCCCCTTCACgtggcccctcccagcccccatggCCACTGGCAGCCTGGTTCCCCAGGGCGTTTTGGCCCCGCTTCCAGCGCGTGCCCCCATCTCGTCTCTGTTCCCCCTTCAGGCCTCTTTGAGCCTGGCGACATGAAGTACAACCTCCTGCGGAACTCGACCCTGGACCCGTCCCTCACCGAGATGACGGAGGCAGCCATCAAAATCCTCAGCAGGAACCCCCGGGGCTTCTACCTCTTTGTGGAAGATaagtggggcttggggcaggccAGGGGGTGCAGCTGTCCCAGCCCAGATGGCTGCactcaggggctgcaggggcccAGGGCTCGGTGTTCCCCGCgctccccagcctgggctcaTGGCAGGGTGAGCAGGTGGGAGGGGTGTCCAGGAGCTGCCCATGTTCCTCAGAGGGGACCTGGTGTCCCGGGTTGAggggcaggagcactgggtgACTGTGGCACCTGCCTGGGCCCCCCAGGCCATGGGAGCCCCCCGCAGCCCATCACCGTGCGCTCTGGTCACACTGAGGAGCCAGACCCTGCTTGGGTAGTGCAGAGGGAGAGGTCTTGCCGCAGCCTGAGGGGGCTGGAGCCTGCCCATCCCCACCCTTAGGGGTTGCTCTCCACAGGTGCCTCTTACAGGCCGAATCACCCCAGTGTGATTGTACAGCGGGGGGGGACCTGGATTCGAGGCCCCCAAGACAACCCCCTGCCCGGTCTCTCTCCACGAGGCAGGATTGACCACGGGCACCATGATGGCATCGCCCAGCGGGCGCTGACGGAAGCCGTGGAGTTCGACCGCGCCATCCAGAGGGCGGGCGAGCTGACGAAGGAAAACGAGACCCTCTCCGTGGTGACGGCCGACCACTCGCACGTCTTCAGCTTCGGCGGCTACACGCTGCGTGGCAGCTCCATCTTCGGTACAACAGGGCTTGGGAGGGCTGGGTCTCACCAGGACACCGGGGCTTTGGGCCCACAAGTCCCCTGGCCTCTTGGATGGGCCgaggctgctcctgctcctcgCTGTGGGGTGCAAGCTGGAGGCTCCTGCTCTCTGCACAGTGGGCCATGGGTTCGAGCTCTGCTTGCGGCACAGCTGAGGGCAGGTACCCGGGCGGCTGAGGGATATGGGTCAGCTGAGGCCTCTGCCCCATGGAGGCcgttggcagagcagggattgggCCTAGGAGCCCCTTGGAGCTGGGATGCCCATGTTGCCCCTGCCCAGAGACCTGCAGGACTGTGGAGTGGCAGATCCACCTGCTCTGGTCTGTGGCTGCCCCTGTGCCCAGCCCGCTGCTGGCTGCGCTGCCCTTTGCGGGGTATTGCCCGACACCCTGGGTAGCCTGTGCTGTCCTGGGGACCTTCCAGCGCCGGGTGGCTTAATGCCGCTCCGGGACGCCCCGGCTTGGGCCCAATCTCTCactcagctgcccctccccacaggctTGGCTCCCAGAATGGCCTTGGACAAGAAGTCGTACACGTCCATCCTCTACGGAAACGGGCCCGGCTACTCGATCGCTGCCGCGGGCCGGCCCAACGTCAGCAGCTCCGAGAGCAGTAAGGGGCCCCGCCCTGGCGTGGGAGGGGGATGCTGGTAGGAGAGCTGAAGGGGGGGGTGAGTGTGGGGACAGAGCCAGACTTCACCCCCCTGTGCCCAGCACAGAGCTGTTGTTTCCAGCTATGACCCCGGTGCTGCTGCCAGCCGGTGGCACTGACCGTACAGCACGGGCAGGCCTGGGCTCTGCCCAGATATCAGtgacctccccccgccccgcagggAGCaggaaatcgggggggggggccagTGGATCGTGGGGCCCTTACGCTCTGTTTGCCCCTCCCCCAGAAGAGAACGGGTACCGGCAGCAGGCAGCCGTGCCCCTGGCCTCGGAAACGCACGGCGGTGAGGACGTGGCCATCATGGCCAAGGGGCCCATGGCCCACCTCTTCCACGGGGTGCAGGAGCAGACCTACGTCGCCCACGTCATGGCCTACGCCGCCTGCCTGGAGCCCTACACGGAGTGTCCGCAGCCCAGCCCGGGCTCCGGCCAGGGGAACTCTGCCCACGCCAGCaccagcctcctgcccctcctgctgggctccctcctcctgccactgCTCAactagccccctccccccgcccaggaGAGAGCCCGCGCCCCGTGGGACTGTAGCGCCCCACGCGGCCCCCCACGCCTGCCGCGCTGGGCTGCTGGCTGCAGCCACAAGAGGGCGCCAGCCCACCCGCTCCCtgcatgggtgggggtggggggtttctgTGTGAGTGGCACCAaagccctgggcagggggagcGGGCAGCCGACCCCACCCGCCTGGGCTGTGGGGCCCCAGCACTTGGACACCAGCTGTCGGGGGGCTTACAGCCCGGGGAGGGGGGATTGCTGCCTGCTTTGAACAAAGAGATTCCAATGACTAAATGGCCTGCTGCTTTCTGAGTGGAAgaaatggggggggaaggggtgggcactgcagggggtgcagtgtgtgtggaggggagagggactcCAGGCAGCTTCTGtccagggggcgctgtggggggcaATGGACTCCAAGGAGTGCTGTGAGGGGGTTGTAAGCTCCAAGGGGTACTGGGGGGCTGAGGGCGGATAGACTCTGGGGGCACGCTGTGTCGGGGGGCGGCGGACTTCAGGGGATGCTCTGTGGAGGGGGGATGGACTAAGGGtcgctgtgggggagggatggactccagggggcgctgtgtgtgtgtgggtggtgggctccagggggtgctgtgtggcggggggggtggACTCCAGAGGGTGCTGGGCGGAGGGGGAAGGACTCCATTGGGTGCTGTGTGTCGGGGGGATGAGCCCAAAGGGCACTGTGTAGGGGGATGGACTCCAGGGGGTGCTGTGGTGGGGGGATGGGCTCCAGGGGGCGTGTTCTGTGTGTGGGTGAGAGACTCCAGAAGgccatggggggcgggggtggactCCAGAAGGCCGTGTGTGGGGGGATGAATGGACTCCAGGGGGCATTGGGGGAGAGGTTCCAGCaggtgctctgtgctggggggtgcCTCCAGGGAGGTATACTCCAGAAGGCactgggtgtgtgttggggggacaCACCCAAGGCTGGTGTACgaacacttccccctccccagccgccGCAGCAGTGGGGCTGTGTGCGGCCGGAGCTGCAGCCTGGGGTGGCTCCCCCCTCGCCCCGGCTGCCCTGCACCAAGCCACCCACACGTACAGCGCCGGCTTTATTGACCATACCGAGCAGCGACACATACAGCGAGGTCTGTACAAGAGGCACCGAGCCCATGGGCGACGCGGCTCCCCCTCCGGGCTGTGGCAGCGGGGGCAGCACTGGGGCCTCCTGGGGTCAAGCCGTCCTGCCCAATGACCCGGCACTGCACTGGGGCGAGGCTCCGAACTGCCACGGGGCCCCCAGCTGAGTCCACGCCCAGGAGTGCGGATGGCAGGGGGTGGAGCCAGCTCTTCGCCCACAGCTCATCCACTGCCACCCTGGGCGCGAGCATGGGACCGCAGACGTTtgcctggtgctggggggggcactgGCAGCTGGCGCTGTTCAGGGCTGTGGATGGGCAGGGGCATTTCTCACCCACCTGTCCTCCTGGagccccccggccctgccctaCAACTTCCCTGTGGCGCGAGCAAATGGGGGCCTTTGCGCTGGCAGGTTGCTTCCCTGCGGGCCGAGGCTTACGTCTCTGTGCCCGGCTCTGATCCCCCGTCGCCCTGGATGGGAGCTATAGGGCTGGGTGAACAGGACATGGGCTGCAGCCCCCCGCATTCTGCCCTGGGATGGGCACCGCTTGCTTCCAAATGTAGGATCTTCCAGCCCATTTGAGAAATGGCCCCACAGTAGTTTTTGGCCCCTCTGTGCCAGCAGCACTGGGGCCtatcccctgcctcccccaggtcTGGTCCCTCCCGCTGCCCCTCTACGGTGTTTTGGGGATCCCCCCGGCTGCGCCACTGGCAGGCTCACTGGGCCGGCTCCTGGCTCGGCGatggggagccagaggagaggggCTGGTCCAAGGCCCAGGGGGGTGGAGGCAGGACACACCCAGCTGGAAGTGGACCCAGTCTGTAGTTTCCCTGCTGCCTGTCGCATCGGCCCCCGAGGAACTGGCCAAAGGAGCCTTCGCAACCTCGTCTCCAGCTCTGTCCGGCATCTGTCCCTGCAAACCCCGGCCCTGCAGAGAAGCCCGGAGGGTCTCCCCGGTGCCTCGCTGGCGGGCAGGCGGAtggcagagagaagcagcagccccTGCAAGCAGCGGGATCAGACGGACGGCTTGGCACACGCAAGGCAAAGGGCAGCGAAAGGCATGGCCACGGGGCGCCGGCGCTCACCACACGGAGCACTTGTGAGCTGGGTTCATCGGCGAGTTCTTGGGGCAGTGGAAGACCCGGCCGAATTCCTCAAACTGGGAGACGCTGCCCAGCACCCTGGGGAGTGGAGAGAGGACTCAGGAAAGGGCGACTGGCAGCCCAACAAGGGCAGTGCTGCACCTGGCACagtaatgcagccacctctgaagcGAGAGGAGGCAGCTGTTAGCAGCGCTGTCCTGTAGGACGGGGAGAACTGCCCAGCAGGGAGTGGGCAGTGCCAGGGTTAACCCCTTGCCCCTGGTGTATgcacagtggggaggggctgctggctCTGACTGGTCCGGTGCCCATGGAGGGGCAGCAAGGGCAAGGGGCTGGCAAGAGGACCCAGGCCAGCAGGTTCTCCGGGCCGCCAGCCTAGGGCACACTCAGGTCTACCCCCATTACAGCCttgtgctg of the Dermochelys coriacea isolate rDerCor1 chromosome 9, rDerCor1.pri.v4, whole genome shotgun sequence genome contains:
- the LOC119861309 gene encoding intestinal-type alkaline phosphatase-like, which codes for MRLPAPILLCLGAWLTYAGAAIPAEEENPAFWNQQAAEAIKATLKLQPMNYQAKNLILFLGDGMGVPTITATRILKGQLQGKLGPETPLAMDAFPYVALSKTYNVDRQVPDSAGTATAYLCGVKANYQTIGVSAAARYSQCNTTLGNEVISVLQRAQRAGKSVGIVTTTRVQHASPAGNYAHVVNRDWYADASMPAAALQGNCRDIAWQLVHNVNLTVILGGGRKYMTPVGTPDPEYPSNITQNGIRKDNSDLISKWLESKQGARYVWNRRDLLRAASDLSVMHLMGLFEPGDMKYNLLRNSTLDPSLTEMTEAAIKILSRNPRGFYLFVEGGRIDHGHHDGIAQRALTEAVEFDRAIQRAGELTKENETLSVVTADHSHVFSFGGYTLRGSSIFGLAPRMALDKKSYTSILYGNGPGYSIAAAGRPNVSSSESKENGYRQQAAVPLASETHGGEDVAIMAKGPMAHLFHGVQEQTYVAHVMAYAACLEPYTECPQPSPGSGQGNSAHASTSLLPLLLGSLLLPLLN